In Candidatus Sericytochromatia bacterium, one DNA window encodes the following:
- the uvrA gene encoding excinuclease ABC subunit UvrA, whose amino-acid sequence MVRTGDHAHLFVKGAREHNLKNVDLRIPRDQLVVFTGVSGSGKSSLAFDTIFAEGQRRYVESLSAYARQFLGQLDKPDVDYIEGLSPAISIDQKSTSHNPRSTVGTVTEVYDYLRLLFARVGIPHCHRCGQAINPQTVEQIVDQVLAMPQGCRIQVLAPLVRGKKGTHDKLLEQVRKDGFVRVRVDGAVFDLAELPALEKNKAHDIAIVVDRLVVRPDQASRLADSLATALKHGRGLVAVQGLGTREHPEERPEQVFSEHFACSDCGTSVEEVAPRLFSFNSPFGACQTCHGLGARREFSPALLVPDPRKTLREGAIVPWARTGNAYYLELLGAVARGIGFSLDVPWGSLSSEVRQLLLYGAGDQRFHIQESSWYQDTGMGYMTRFEGVVSSLQRRYQESTSEKFKQDLEVYMASTPCEDCRGTRLRPEALAVKLNDASIADVTALSIREALPFFGTLDLTPRQRLIAQQILKEVVARLGFLNDVGLDYLSLDRAASTLSGGEAQRIRLATQIGSGLQGVLYILDEPSIGLHQRDNARLLGTLKRLRDLGNTLIVVEHDEDTIRAADHVVDIGPRAGVHGGRVVAQGTLDDIAACPESLTGQYLSGQRGIVCPTRYREGNGLAISLTGARENNLTGFDVAFPLGKFVCVTGVSGSGKSTLVHDILLRALNARMDGTVPMPAGLGGIEGFEQVDKVIVIDQSPIGRTPRSNPATYTGLFDPLREVFAMTTEAKARGYLPGRFSFNVKGGRCEACKGEGVNVIEMHFLPDVHVPCDVCKGKRYNRETLEVRYKGKNIAEVLELTIEQALEFFAAVPRARTKLQTLFDVGLEYLQLGQPATTLSGGEAQRVKLAEQLSRRSTGRTLYILDEPSTGLSFYDVEKLLEVLNRLVDAGNTVLVIEHNLDIIKQADHLVDLGPEGGDRGGRLVACGTPLEVARQPESITGQFLRPILEAAHGDLTPLATARAVKKSKRVE is encoded by the coding sequence GTCAGCGGCGCTATGTCGAGAGCCTGTCGGCCTACGCGCGTCAGTTTCTTGGGCAGCTCGACAAACCGGATGTGGACTACATCGAGGGGCTTTCTCCCGCCATTTCGATCGACCAGAAGTCCACCAGTCACAATCCTCGTTCAACCGTCGGAACGGTGACCGAGGTCTACGACTATCTTCGCCTGCTGTTTGCTCGGGTCGGCATTCCCCATTGCCACCGTTGTGGACAGGCCATCAATCCGCAAACGGTGGAACAGATCGTCGATCAGGTTCTTGCGATGCCCCAGGGGTGCAGAATCCAGGTCCTTGCTCCCTTGGTCCGAGGAAAGAAGGGAACCCACGACAAGCTGCTGGAACAGGTTCGCAAGGATGGATTCGTCCGCGTGCGGGTGGATGGGGCCGTCTTTGATTTGGCGGAATTGCCCGCACTCGAGAAAAATAAGGCCCACGACATCGCCATTGTCGTGGACCGTCTGGTGGTGCGGCCTGATCAGGCCTCACGACTTGCTGATTCGCTGGCGACGGCGCTCAAGCACGGTCGGGGGCTGGTTGCGGTGCAAGGCTTGGGGACCCGGGAACATCCTGAGGAACGCCCTGAACAGGTTTTTTCCGAACACTTTGCTTGCTCCGACTGTGGAACCAGCGTGGAGGAGGTGGCGCCTCGGCTCTTTTCCTTCAACAGTCCATTCGGCGCTTGCCAGACCTGTCACGGCCTCGGTGCGCGCAGAGAATTTTCCCCCGCATTGTTGGTCCCGGACCCGCGGAAAACCCTTCGCGAGGGTGCCATCGTTCCCTGGGCGCGAACGGGCAATGCTTACTACCTCGAATTGCTCGGTGCAGTCGCCAGAGGTATCGGCTTTAGTCTAGACGTTCCGTGGGGATCTCTCTCGTCTGAGGTTCGTCAGCTTCTGCTCTACGGCGCGGGGGACCAACGGTTTCACATCCAGGAGTCCAGCTGGTATCAGGACACTGGAATGGGCTATATGACACGATTTGAAGGCGTGGTGTCCAGTCTCCAGCGGCGGTATCAGGAATCGACCAGTGAGAAATTCAAGCAGGACCTGGAAGTCTACATGGCCTCGACGCCTTGCGAGGATTGTCGAGGCACGCGGCTTCGTCCTGAGGCGCTCGCAGTCAAGCTCAACGACGCCTCGATTGCGGATGTGACTGCGCTGAGTATTCGCGAAGCCCTGCCCTTTTTTGGCACGCTCGATCTGACACCACGCCAGCGGCTGATTGCCCAGCAGATTTTGAAGGAAGTGGTCGCACGACTGGGCTTTTTGAATGATGTCGGGCTCGACTATCTGTCGCTTGATCGGGCTGCCAGCACGTTGTCCGGGGGAGAGGCCCAGCGGATTCGACTCGCCACCCAGATCGGTAGCGGGTTGCAGGGGGTTCTGTACATTCTGGATGAGCCTTCGATCGGACTGCATCAGCGTGACAATGCCCGCTTGCTGGGCACCCTGAAACGGCTGAGAGATCTCGGGAATACCTTGATCGTGGTGGAGCACGATGAGGACACCATCCGCGCCGCGGACCACGTGGTGGACATCGGACCTCGGGCCGGGGTTCACGGCGGCCGGGTCGTGGCGCAAGGGACGCTGGACGACATTGCGGCTTGTCCAGAGTCGCTGACGGGGCAGTATCTGTCCGGCCAACGCGGCATCGTTTGCCCCACCCGTTACCGGGAGGGGAATGGTCTCGCCATCTCCCTGACGGGCGCTCGGGAAAACAACCTGACGGGATTCGACGTGGCCTTCCCTCTGGGCAAGTTTGTGTGTGTGACCGGGGTGTCGGGTTCTGGCAAGAGCACCCTGGTGCACGACATTCTGCTGCGCGCACTGAATGCTCGTATGGACGGGACGGTCCCCATGCCGGCGGGTTTGGGCGGCATTGAAGGGTTTGAACAGGTCGACAAGGTGATCGTGATCGATCAATCGCCGATCGGGCGGACACCTCGCTCCAATCCCGCCACCTACACGGGCCTGTTCGACCCGTTGCGGGAGGTCTTCGCCATGACCACGGAGGCCAAGGCGCGCGGCTATCTGCCAGGTCGTTTCTCCTTCAATGTCAAAGGCGGGCGCTGCGAGGCTTGCAAGGGCGAGGGCGTGAATGTCATCGAGATGCATTTTCTGCCCGATGTGCACGTTCCGTGTGATGTCTGCAAGGGCAAACGCTACAATCGTGAGACGCTGGAGGTTCGCTACAAGGGCAAAAACATTGCCGAGGTGCTCGAACTGACGATTGAACAGGCCCTGGAGTTCTTTGCCGCCGTGCCGAGGGCACGCACCAAGCTTCAGACGCTGTTCGATGTCGGTCTCGAATACTTGCAACTGGGCCAGCCGGCCACGACCTTGTCCGGGGGCGAGGCCCAGCGCGTGAAGTTGGCGGAGCAACTCTCGCGGCGCTCGACCGGGCGGACCCTCTACATCCTGGATGAGCCCTCGACGGGCCTGAGTTTTTACGATGTGGAGAAGCTGCTCGAGGTCCTCAATCGCCTGGTGGATGCGGGTAACACGGTTCTGGTGATCGAACACAACCTCGATATCATCAAGCAGGCAGACCATCTGGTCGACCTGGGGCCGGAAGGCGGCGATCGCGGAGGCCGCCTGGTGGCTTGTGGCACACCTTTGGAGGTCGCACGGCAGCCGGAAAGCATCACCGGGCAGTTTCTCCGTCCGATTCTGGAAGCTGCCCACGGTGACCTGACTCCCCTGGCCACCGCGCGCGCTGTTAAAAAGTCGAAACGCGTGGAATAG
- a CDS encoding N-acetylmannosamine-6-phosphate 2-epimerase: MQRSELLARLRGGLLVSCQAQPDEPLHGAQHMAAMARAAEVGGACGIRAESPADIVAIRAAVPLPLVGLWKQGSEGVYITPTCAAARAVVEAGADIVAVDATQRAREVPAEDLIRWIECDLGRPVLADVSTLEEALAAEAAGATAVAPTLSGYTGGPVPSEPDWTLLEAMLRMCRVPVFMEGRIWAPEQASRALAMGAWTVVVGSAITRPQLITRRFVAALGTAAEVSS; the protein is encoded by the coding sequence ATGCAGCGGTCTGAGCTGCTGGCCAGGTTGCGTGGGGGCCTGCTGGTGTCGTGCCAGGCCCAGCCTGATGAGCCGTTGCATGGGGCGCAGCACATGGCGGCGATGGCCAGGGCCGCGGAGGTTGGTGGCGCGTGTGGGATCCGGGCGGAAAGTCCGGCGGACATCGTGGCGATTCGCGCCGCCGTCCCGCTCCCCTTGGTCGGCCTCTGGAAACAGGGGAGCGAGGGGGTCTACATCACGCCCACGTGCGCAGCTGCCCGGGCGGTGGTGGAGGCGGGGGCCGATATCGTGGCGGTGGATGCGACCCAGCGCGCCAGAGAGGTGCCGGCCGAGGACCTGATCCGTTGGATTGAATGTGACCTGGGTCGTCCGGTCCTGGCGGATGTCAGTACGCTCGAGGAGGCCCTTGCGGCGGAGGCTGCGGGCGCCACGGCGGTGGCACCCACCTTGTCGGGATACACGGGGGGGCCGGTCCCGTCCGAGCCAGACTGGACGCTGTTGGAGGCCATGCTGAGGATGTGTCGGGTACCCGTTTTCATGGAAGGACGCATCTGGGCGCCTGAGCAAGCCTCGCGGGCGCTGGCCATGGGCGCCTGGACGGTGGTGGTGGGCTCCGCGATCACCCGGCCTCAGCTCATCACCCGGCGGTTTGTGGCCGCGCTTGGAACTGCCGCGGAGGTTTCGTCTTGA
- a CDS encoding ROK family protein yields MKFAIGLDVGGTKILAVALDETGRVQVSHRTETPARAGAAAVLESLQRAAEAVIGELPPLGQAGLQGVGVSAAGQIDVARGVVAYASPNIEGWTGTPVADVLRERLGLPIVVENDANAAAFGEWACGAAQGVASVVMVTIGTGVGGGVILDGRVWRGGRWRGGELGHMVVQARGWPCNCGQTGCLEVYASGTAIARLAREARAGWEGAAPAVFQAASDGDPVMQGLLEDSARYLAQGLVSVSSLLDPDLFILGGGVAAQPTYLPLVQRALERADVSGQRGFEVDRVRLASLGEMAGAIGAAQLALRGHP; encoded by the coding sequence TTGAAATTCGCCATCGGTCTCGACGTCGGTGGTACCAAGATCCTGGCCGTCGCGCTGGATGAAACCGGGCGGGTGCAGGTGTCGCATCGCACGGAAACGCCCGCCCGGGCCGGCGCCGCAGCCGTTCTGGAGTCCCTGCAGCGGGCAGCTGAAGCGGTCATCGGCGAGTTGCCGCCCCTCGGTCAGGCCGGCCTGCAAGGCGTCGGGGTCTCTGCCGCGGGTCAAATCGATGTGGCGCGTGGTGTGGTGGCCTATGCTTCTCCCAACATCGAAGGTTGGACGGGCACGCCGGTGGCGGATGTCCTGCGCGAACGTCTGGGGCTTCCCATCGTGGTGGAGAACGACGCGAATGCGGCGGCGTTTGGCGAATGGGCCTGTGGCGCAGCGCAGGGGGTCGCAAGCGTGGTGATGGTCACCATCGGCACCGGGGTTGGGGGAGGGGTGATCCTCGACGGCCGGGTCTGGCGAGGGGGGCGCTGGCGTGGGGGTGAACTCGGGCATATGGTCGTTCAAGCGCGGGGATGGCCCTGCAATTGTGGGCAGACGGGGTGCCTGGAGGTTTATGCGTCCGGAACGGCGATCGCCCGCCTGGCTCGCGAGGCCCGCGCCGGCTGGGAGGGGGCTGCGCCTGCTGTCTTTCAGGCTGCCAGCGACGGGGATCCCGTCATGCAGGGGCTCCTGGAGGACAGTGCGCGGTATCTGGCGCAGGGGCTGGTGTCGGTCTCCAGTCTGCTGGACCCGGACCTGTTCATCCTCGGTGGGGGCGTGGCCGCTCAGCCGACCTACCTGCCCCTGGTTCAGCGGGCTTTGGAGCGGGCTGACGTATCAGGGCAAAGAGGGTTCGAGGTTGACCGCGTTCGGCTGGCGAGTCTGGGCGAAATGGCGGGCGCCATCGGTGCGGCGCAGCTGGCTTTGCGGGGGCATCCTTGA
- a CDS encoding AAA family ATPase, protein MSELETLIRARYPLIYLVTPEEERALATLGALAEQMGRDLHRWSCVQGWGDAGTRDPLSALEYVRLASGRGIYVLCDLHPFFSNATVVRKLRELAQALKQTPKSLLVLGAVVNLPAELVSDVVIVDFELPDASLIQEMVGQAAHLAGRPLKLDHLEMERLLGAARGLTAGEFANGLARALVRHGALDARVISVIIEEKRQVVRKTGLLEFVQPEGALDEVGGLSLLKEWLRKRGRAFGRPARDFGLPEPRGLLLVGAPGCGKSLVAKCVAAQWGLPLLRLDVGRLLAGLVGASEENTRRALKMAEGLSPAVLWVDEIEKGFGATGGDGGTASRVLGTFLTWLQEKSAPVFVVATANQIQWLPPELLRKGRFDEIFFVDLPDAEERREILRLHLARRHRTVDEDALLRLAKLTSGYSGAELEQGVIDALYEAYDAARPVTPADLERGLTTIVPLSRHSEELQPIRTWAARHARPASVALGLPGPSIWAIEGPLGD, encoded by the coding sequence ATGTCTGAGCTGGAGACGCTGATACGCGCTCGCTATCCACTGATTTATCTGGTCACGCCCGAGGAAGAGCGCGCCCTGGCAACCCTGGGGGCGCTGGCGGAACAGATGGGGCGTGATCTTCATCGCTGGTCCTGCGTTCAGGGGTGGGGCGATGCGGGCACGCGTGACCCGCTCTCGGCGCTCGAATATGTGCGATTGGCCTCGGGACGCGGCATTTACGTCCTGTGCGACCTCCATCCCTTTTTCTCCAACGCGACGGTGGTTCGCAAGTTACGGGAACTGGCCCAGGCGCTCAAGCAAACGCCCAAGTCTCTGCTGGTCTTGGGGGCCGTGGTCAATCTTCCTGCTGAGCTGGTCTCTGACGTGGTCATTGTCGATTTCGAGTTACCAGATGCCAGCTTGATTCAGGAGATGGTGGGCCAGGCGGCGCATCTCGCTGGCCGCCCCTTGAAACTCGATCATCTGGAGATGGAGCGCTTGCTCGGGGCGGCACGCGGCCTGACCGCCGGGGAATTCGCCAATGGATTGGCCCGCGCCCTGGTGCGCCACGGGGCGCTCGATGCACGGGTGATTTCCGTCATCATCGAGGAAAAGAGGCAGGTGGTTCGGAAGACCGGCTTGCTGGAATTCGTACAGCCGGAAGGAGCCCTGGACGAGGTGGGCGGTTTGTCACTTCTCAAGGAGTGGCTGCGCAAGCGCGGGCGGGCATTTGGCCGACCCGCACGCGATTTTGGCCTGCCGGAACCTCGCGGTTTGCTGCTCGTGGGGGCGCCAGGATGCGGCAAGAGCCTGGTTGCCAAGTGTGTGGCGGCACAGTGGGGCTTGCCTTTGCTGCGTCTTGATGTGGGACGCCTGCTGGCGGGTTTGGTGGGAGCGTCCGAAGAAAACACCCGGCGCGCTCTGAAGATGGCTGAAGGCCTCAGCCCTGCGGTCTTGTGGGTCGATGAGATCGAGAAGGGATTCGGAGCGACCGGCGGGGATGGCGGCACGGCCAGTCGCGTGCTGGGGACCTTCCTGACCTGGTTACAGGAGAAGTCCGCACCAGTCTTTGTGGTGGCGACGGCCAATCAGATTCAATGGCTCCCACCAGAACTTCTTCGGAAGGGGCGTTTCGACGAGATTTTCTTTGTCGACTTACCGGATGCCGAGGAACGTCGCGAAATATTGAGGCTTCATCTGGCCCGGCGCCATCGCACGGTCGACGAGGATGCGCTCCTGCGGTTGGCGAAGCTCACTTCGGGTTATTCGGGGGCCGAACTCGAGCAGGGCGTGATCGATGCCCTGTATGAGGCCTATGATGCTGCCCGACCTGTGACGCCGGCGGACCTGGAACGTGGCCTGACGACGATTGTCCCCTTGTCTCGTCATAGCGAAGAACTGCAGCCCATTCGTACCTGGGCCGCGCGCCATGCGCGTCCGGCCAGTGTGGCCTTGGGGTTGCCGGGGCCGTCCATCTGGGCGATTGAAGGGCCCTTGGGAGATTGA